In Mustela lutreola isolate mMusLut2 chromosome 4, mMusLut2.pri, whole genome shotgun sequence, the genomic stretch CTGCCTTCTTTGTTACTTATGTTTCTGCGTTTCTTAAGTCTTTTATCATCAACATTGCTGagcttctgttttatttaaaaaacacactcCGAGTAACACCAACCAGCAAGTTAACACCCACCCAAACTGGAGGGTCAGGACCCAGGACACAGCCATTCTCAGCCCCAGCTGGGGAAACCAGAAGTTGGGAGACTCGATCTAATCCAGGGTCCCGAGGCCACGTGCGAGAGGAGGGGCCGCCTTTTGGTTGGCGCCCCGAGGGGCTCCGTCCCTCCAATCGGCTTAGGCCCCGCCGTGGAGGAGGGGGCGCGCCCTGGAAGAGGAGGCGGGGCAGAGGACCTGTCCATCACCGGGTCCACGGGTGGCGGCACCTACCACACCGCTGTACCTTGGCGAGGCGGGGCCAGGGCGGGAAGGCCACGGCCGGGAGAGGCGGGGCGCAGCCGGCGGAAGCCAATCCGCGGGGCGGTgcgagggggcgggggtggggccaCCGCCTGCGACCCAAACACTCGAGTCCGGGTGCACTTTGGAGTCGCGCTGCTCCTCGGCCTTCCGGTGCGAGGGCCGGGGAACCTCCTCCCCCACTGGGCACCCCCACCTTTGTGGCCCAGAACCTCCCCCCTTCCGCCCCTCCTTCGCAGGGGGGAGTGCGGCGACGGTTGCCGGGAAGCGCGCGccgcccctccctctcctcttccatcCTCCCCTCACGCGCCACccgtttttcctctttctccgtTAATAACAGCTgggtggctgggggaggagggtaggtGGCCCCGGCGGAGTCTGGGCGGGCGCCTCCCACTCACCCGCGAGCTGCAGTGTGAGCCGGAGGATGGCGGCGGTAGCTGCGGCAGCCCGGGAGGAGGCGGTACCGAGGCCCGGGGCGCAGAGAGCGGCGACGGCAGCAGAGAGCGGCAGCGACCCGTCGCGGCGCACCAGAACCGAAACCAGCGGCAGCCGCACAGCCACCTGAGCCGCCCCTCCTGCCAGAGCTAGCGAGCTGCGTCCGCCGCAGCCCGACCTCCTTCCTCTCCGCCTCTCCTCGTTTCCCGCGACCTCCCGCAGACCGCGGGTCTCGACCGCCGCTCCCGAACACAAGAGCGCCCCGGGCGCCGACCGCCCTtcggggcgcggggcggcggcACTGGACGTACGAGCTTCTTCTTGCGCCGGCCGCGGCGCCTCGGCCCTGCCGGCTCGCTCCTGCGCTCGCTCCCGCCCTCCCGGCATTCGGGGCGCCGCGCGCGGGCCCGGCCCGGGGCAGGGCGGCCATGGGCGCCAAGCAGAGCGGCCCGGCCGCTGCTAACGGCCGCACCCGCGCCTACTCGGGCTCGGATCTACCTTCCAGCAGCAGTGGAGGCACCAATGGGaccgcgggcggcggcggcagcagcggggCGCGGGCCGCGGCCGCCGGGAGGTTTCCGGCTCAGGTGCCCGGCGCGCACCAGCCCAGCGGTTCCGGCGGCGCCGCGGCGGCCTCAGCGGCCCCGCGCAGTCGCTCCCTCGGCGGGGCCGTGGGGAGCGTGGCGTCGGCGGCCCGCGCGGCACAGTCCTCCTTCAGCATCCCCAACAGCAGCAGCGGCCCGTACGGCTCGCAGGACTCGGTACACAGCAGCCCCGAGgacggcagcggcggcggcggaggcagAGACCGGCCGGCGGGCGGGGGCCCCGGCGGGCCGCGTCTGGTGATCGGCTCCTTACCAGCTCATCTCTCGCCGCACATGTTTGGAGGTacggctccctcccctccccggctCCCGGGTTCCCTGCCTCTCGCGGGCGGCACGTGGGCCGCGGCCTCGCGGGGGTTTacccttctccttttctccttcagcCTGAGCGCCGCGGCTTTGCCGCGCGGTGCGCCCGGCTCACCCCTGTGGGAGGAAAATCGCCGCTTAACCCCGGCGGAGCCGCTCCCGCCGCTCCCCGGGCTTTGCTTTCCTTAGACACCGGGTGTAAGCCCCCGCCCCGCCTTCCCCCGCCTCACCGTGGCTGCCCAGTGGAAGAAGCCCTTGCTTTTCTCCTTGGGGTGGACGGAGCAAAGATTGTTTTTGAAACAAACCGATGCAACAGTCCTCGTGGTGGTAGCTTTCAGTATCAGGAAGTCAGGAGGAGACTGGTTGCCAAACGTAGTTCTAACTGGGGACCGAAGCGGGCAGCGTTTTTTAAAGGCTAGGAGGTCAGAGGGTCTCAAAGAACATAGGAGTTACTTGAAAAAGGAGGGAGTTAACCTCGTTTGGACTGTTACAGTAAAGCTGTAATCCTTAAGTCTGTGTACATAGCCCCACCTACTGCATAGCGTTTAATTGGTTGAATGTGTGatggaaaatgtatttttgacCCCAGTGAACTGCTACTTTAGATAAGGGTTAATATGAGCCCCGCTTAATTTGGACagggcattttaaaaattgagagcaGTGTTTTAAAGAGACGCTAATTAGGGAAACTGCCAAAAGCATAGGTGCTTTTGGAAAAGCAGTGTTGACTACGAGTTCAGGAAAAGTCACTTGCgataaatggaaatttttaatagcaaaatgaTGTGCTTTGATGTAGAAACAGGAAGGGTGCACTTGATCTGAGGAAACCGAATTTGGCCTCTTCAGTTATGTCCAGGACTGATTCACTTTACTTCAAACGGCTAATACCCTAAATGAATCAAGACACTCCTCCCTTCCCAGTTCAGAAGAAATTGGAAGTTTTATCTGGTTAGATAGGCTGATTATAGAAGAAAAACATCTCTGTATCATTGCTTTATTGTACTACATAAATTCACAAGTGAGCACAGCTGGAACAGTGAGGAAATGATTCCCTCCATTTTTGTGGCccttttttttcatatgtttatatatgtgagAAATTGAGTTGGTGAATGGAATATTCAGTAATGTTAATTATCTGT encodes the following:
- the ZNRF2 gene encoding E3 ubiquitin-protein ligase ZNRF2 isoform X1 translates to MGAKQSGPAAANGRTRAYSGSDLPSSSSGGTNGTAGGGGSSGARAAAAGRFPAQVPGAHQPSGSGGAAAASAAPRSRSLGGAVGSVASAARAAQSSFSIPNSSSGPYGSQDSVHSSPEDGSGGGGGRDRPAGGGPGGPRLVIGSLPAHLSPHMFGGFKCPVCSKFVPSDEMDLHLVMCLTKPRITYNDEKPRPREAGCLGLMEAPPPGSLLLSHHAGPCPCPALSAERAKVKTRDPFSSSGSGCLCFPEGRSPRPKMKKAALLPLTADYHVVDLRLNSFIFEKTLVLKNFN
- the ZNRF2 gene encoding E3 ubiquitin-protein ligase ZNRF2 isoform X3 yields the protein MGAKQSGPAAANGRTRAYSGSDLPSSSSGGTNGTAGGGGSSGARAAAAGRFPAQVPGAHQPSGSGGAAAASAAPRSRSLGGAVGSVASAARAAQSSFSIPNSSSGPYGSQDSVHSSPEDGSGGGGGRDRPAGGGPGGPRLVIGSLPAHLSPHMFGGFKCPVCSKFVPSDEMDLHLVMCLTKPRITYNGIISHFSCFCFLLLSLRVQEQKISLQVTCLIIVVLGIVFAEKIIYLFGCLI
- the ZNRF2 gene encoding E3 ubiquitin-protein ligase ZNRF2 isoform X2, which translates into the protein MGAKQSGPAAANGRTRAYSGSDLPSSSSGGTNGTAGGGGSSGARAAAAGRFPAQVPGAHQPSGSGGAAAASAAPRSRSLGGAVGSVASAARAAQSSFSIPNSSSGPYGSQDSVHSSPEDGSGGGGGRDRPAGGGPGGPRLVIGSLPAHLSPHMFGGFKCPVCSKFVPSDEMDLHLVMCLTKPRITYNEDVLSKDAGECAICLEELQQGDTIARLPCLCIYHKGCIDEWFEVNRSCPEHPSD